Proteins encoded in a region of the Microbacterium neungamense genome:
- a CDS encoding acyl-CoA dehydrogenase family protein produces the protein MSDTMTPTVSTEEREAILAAVRDFAETELAPHALDWDEHHTFPREALRRAGELGLGGVYVREESGGSGLSRVDTVAIFEELAKADPAVAAYISIHNMVVWMIDTYGDDAQRARWLPDLTAMAEFGGYCLTEPGVGSDAAALVTGAVRDGDEYVLTGVKQFISGAGEAAVYVVMARTGEPGSGAKGITAFLVPGDAEGLSFGVPEKKMGWHAQPTRQVILDGVRVPASAVLGEEGRGFAIAMSALNGGRLNIAACSLGGAQWALDRAVQYVHERVAFGEPLAEKQSILFAVADMRTDLQAARLMVRDGAQAVDEKAPDATMRCAMAKRFATDAGFDVANRALQLHGGYGYLQDYGIEKVVRDLRVHQILEGTNEIMRLIVGREMLRPAGSASMRSGS, from the coding sequence ATGTCAGACACCATGACCCCCACCGTCAGCACCGAGGAGCGCGAGGCGATCCTCGCCGCGGTCCGCGACTTCGCCGAGACCGAGCTCGCCCCGCATGCCCTGGACTGGGACGAGCACCACACCTTCCCGCGCGAGGCGCTCCGGCGGGCGGGCGAGCTCGGCCTGGGCGGCGTCTACGTCCGGGAGGAGTCCGGCGGCTCCGGGCTCTCCCGCGTGGACACCGTCGCGATCTTCGAGGAGCTCGCGAAGGCCGACCCCGCCGTGGCCGCGTACATCTCGATCCACAACATGGTGGTGTGGATGATCGACACCTACGGCGACGACGCCCAGCGCGCCCGCTGGCTGCCGGATCTCACCGCCATGGCCGAGTTCGGCGGGTACTGTCTGACCGAGCCCGGGGTGGGGTCGGATGCCGCCGCCCTCGTCACCGGCGCGGTGCGGGACGGCGACGAGTACGTGCTCACCGGCGTGAAGCAGTTCATCTCGGGCGCGGGTGAGGCCGCCGTCTACGTGGTGATGGCCCGCACCGGCGAGCCCGGCTCGGGCGCCAAGGGCATCACCGCGTTCCTCGTCCCCGGCGACGCCGAGGGCCTCAGTTTCGGCGTGCCGGAGAAGAAGATGGGCTGGCACGCGCAGCCGACGCGCCAGGTCATCCTGGACGGCGTACGGGTGCCGGCATCGGCCGTGCTCGGCGAGGAGGGGCGCGGGTTCGCGATCGCGATGTCGGCGCTGAACGGCGGACGCCTCAACATCGCCGCCTGCTCACTGGGCGGTGCGCAGTGGGCCCTCGACCGCGCGGTGCAGTATGTGCACGAGCGGGTCGCGTTCGGGGAGCCGCTGGCCGAGAAGCAGTCCATCCTGTTCGCGGTGGCCGACATGCGCACCGACCTGCAGGCCGCGCGGCTCATGGTGCGCGACGGCGCGCAGGCGGTCGACGAGAAGGCGCCGGACGCCACGATGCGGTGCGCGATGGCGAAGCGCTTCGCCACGGATGCCGGGTTCGACGTCGCCAACCGGGCCCTTCAGCTGCACGGCGGCTACGGGTACCTTCAGGACTACGGGATCGAGAAGGTCGTGCGCGACCTGCGCGTGCATCAGATCCTGGAAGGGACGAACGAGATCATGCGACTCATCGTCGGGCGGGAGATGCTGCGTCCCGCGGGCTCCGCGTCGATGCGGAGCGGATCATGA
- a CDS encoding CoA-acylating methylmalonate-semialdehyde dehydrogenase: protein MTSTIPHFVGGSLIEPDSGRFADVFDPSTGAVQARVPLASSGDVAAAIGVAEAAQPAWADTNPQKRARVLMRFVELVHRDMEELARLLSSEHGKTLADAKGDIQRGLEVVEFAIGAPHLLKGEYTTGAGAGIDVYSMRQPLGVVAAITPFNFPAMIPLWKAGPALAAGNAVVLKPSERDPSVPVRLAQLFVEAGLPAGVLNVVHGDKEAVDTLLTDPRIQAVGFVGSTPIAEYIYATAAAHGKRAQCFGGAKNHMIVMPDADLDQAVDALVGAGYGSAGERCMAISVAVPVGEATADALAAKLVERVRELKVGPSLADGVDYGPLVTRAAVERVERYIQQGIDEGATLLADGRGFTVDGHEDGFYLGPTLFDHVTTEMAIYREEIFGPVLVIARAGDYEEALAMASEHEYGNGVAIFTRDGDAARDFAARVNVGMVGVNVPIPVPIAYYTFGGWKNSGFGDLNQHGADAFRFYTKTKTVTSRWPSGVREGASFVIPTFGH, encoded by the coding sequence ATGACTAGTACCATCCCGCATTTCGTGGGCGGATCACTGATCGAACCGGACAGCGGCCGCTTCGCCGACGTCTTCGACCCGAGCACCGGTGCGGTGCAGGCCCGAGTGCCGCTGGCGTCCAGCGGCGACGTCGCCGCGGCCATCGGCGTCGCCGAGGCCGCCCAGCCGGCCTGGGCCGACACCAACCCGCAGAAGCGCGCCCGCGTGCTGATGCGCTTCGTAGAGCTGGTGCACCGCGACATGGAGGAGCTGGCCCGGCTGCTCTCCAGCGAGCACGGCAAGACGCTCGCCGATGCCAAGGGCGACATCCAGCGAGGCTTGGAGGTGGTGGAGTTCGCGATCGGCGCACCGCACCTGCTGAAGGGCGAGTACACCACCGGCGCCGGTGCCGGGATCGACGTGTACTCGATGCGGCAGCCGCTCGGCGTGGTCGCCGCGATCACGCCGTTCAACTTCCCGGCGATGATCCCGCTCTGGAAGGCCGGTCCCGCGCTCGCCGCGGGCAACGCGGTCGTGCTCAAACCCAGCGAGCGCGACCCCTCGGTCCCGGTGCGGCTGGCGCAGCTGTTCGTCGAGGCGGGGCTGCCCGCCGGCGTCCTCAACGTCGTGCACGGCGACAAGGAGGCTGTGGACACCCTGCTCACCGATCCCCGCATCCAGGCCGTCGGCTTCGTCGGCTCCACCCCGATCGCCGAGTACATCTACGCGACCGCGGCCGCGCACGGCAAGCGCGCGCAGTGCTTCGGCGGGGCCAAGAACCACATGATCGTGATGCCCGACGCCGACCTCGACCAGGCCGTCGACGCGCTCGTCGGCGCCGGATACGGCTCCGCGGGCGAGCGCTGCATGGCGATCTCGGTGGCCGTGCCCGTGGGCGAGGCGACCGCCGACGCGCTCGCCGCCAAGCTCGTCGAGCGGGTCCGCGAGCTGAAGGTGGGTCCGTCCCTCGCCGACGGCGTCGACTACGGCCCGCTGGTCACCCGCGCCGCGGTCGAGCGCGTCGAGCGCTACATCCAGCAGGGCATCGACGAGGGCGCCACGCTGCTCGCCGACGGCCGCGGCTTCACGGTGGACGGGCACGAGGACGGGTTCTACCTCGGCCCCACCCTGTTCGACCACGTCACCACCGAGATGGCGATCTACCGCGAGGAGATCTTCGGCCCGGTGCTCGTGATCGCCCGCGCCGGCGACTACGAGGAGGCCCTCGCCATGGCATCCGAGCACGAGTACGGCAACGGCGTCGCGATCTTCACCCGCGACGGCGACGCGGCACGCGACTTCGCCGCGCGCGTGAACGTCGGCATGGTCGGCGTGAACGTGCCGATCCCGGTGCCGATCGCGTACTACACGTTCGGCGGCTGGAAGAACAGCGGCTTCGGCGACCTCAACCAACACGGCGCCGACGCCTTCCGGTTCTACACGAAGACGAAGACGGTGACGAGCCGGTGGCCTTCCGGAGTCCGTGAGGGCGCCAGCTTCGTCATCCCGACTTTCGGTCACTGA